In the genome of Anaerotignum faecicola, the window ATCCCATTTGTCTGTATTATCATACTATGCCTTTTATTTATGGTGTTCCCTCAGAAATCAACCGACATGCTGTCACAGGTCCGTTTCTTCCTTGGCAATGAGTTCGGAAGCTACTATCTGCTGATTGGCCTCGGCGTCTTTCTCTGTTCCCTCTATATGGCATTTTCCAGATACGGAAAGATCCGGCTGGGAAATTTAGAAAAACCGCAGTATTCCAATTTTAAATG includes:
- a CDS encoding BCCT family transporter, translated to MDQDEKKYLIKKLDWVTTIIPFVCIIILCLLFMVFPQKSTDMLSQVRFFLGNEFGSYYLLIGLGVFLCSLYMAFSRYGKIRLGNLEKPQYSNFK